A single genomic interval of Mycobacterium sp. DL592 harbors:
- a CDS encoding alpha/beta hydrolase family protein codes for MNPFRTIRSRGIIQAAIIASAALLMLGNLTAPPPTARAAEVEFLSVPSPSMGRNITVQFQGGGAKAVYLLDGLRAQDDRNGWDINTGAFSWFNDSGLSVVMPVGGMSSFYSDWYRPATGNGTTQTYKWETFLTSELPAWLSANKDVSPSGNAVVGLSMSGSAALILAAYHPGQFVYASSLSGFLNLSASPWPILVSVAMADAGGFNALDMWGAYGGGAWQRNDPMLHISQLVGNGTRIWVYSGNGNPTDLDAGLGNAQIPAQLLEGLTIRTNQEFQNRYQAAGGRNGVFNFPPNGTHSWGYWGGQLQAMKPDIQRVLGVAPTA; via the coding sequence ATGAATCCATTTCGGACCATACGCAGTCGGGGGATCATTCAGGCGGCCATCATCGCCTCGGCCGCATTGCTGATGTTGGGCAACCTCACCGCCCCGCCACCGACGGCCAGGGCTGCCGAGGTCGAATTCCTCAGCGTCCCCTCCCCATCGATGGGCCGCAACATCACCGTCCAATTCCAGGGCGGCGGAGCCAAGGCGGTCTATCTGCTCGACGGCCTGCGCGCCCAGGACGACCGCAACGGCTGGGACATCAACACCGGCGCGTTCTCCTGGTTCAACGACTCCGGGCTGTCGGTGGTCATGCCGGTGGGCGGGATGTCGAGCTTCTACTCCGACTGGTATCGGCCGGCCACCGGGAACGGCACCACCCAGACGTACAAGTGGGAGACGTTTCTGACCTCCGAACTTCCGGCCTGGCTGTCGGCCAACAAGGACGTCAGCCCCAGCGGCAACGCCGTGGTCGGGCTGTCGATGTCGGGCAGCGCCGCGCTGATCCTGGCGGCCTACCACCCGGGCCAGTTCGTGTACGCATCGTCGCTGTCCGGCTTCCTGAACCTTTCGGCCAGCCCGTGGCCGATCCTGGTCTCGGTGGCCATGGCCGATGCGGGCGGGTTCAACGCCCTCGACATGTGGGGGGCTTACGGCGGCGGGGCCTGGCAGCGCAACGACCCGATGCTGCACATCAGCCAACTGGTCGGCAATGGGACGCGGATCTGGGTGTACAGCGGTAACGGCAACCCGACCGACCTGGACGCCGGACTGGGTAATGCCCAGATTCCCGCGCAGCTGCTCGAAGGTCTGACCATCCGGACCAACCAGGAGTTCCAGAACCGCTACCAGGCCGCGGGTGGGCGCAACGGCGTCTTCAATTTCCCGCCCAACGGCACCCACAGCTGGGGCTACTGGGGTGGGCAGTTGCAGGCGATGAAGCCCGACATCCAGCGGGTGCTCGGCGTGGCGCCGACCGCCTGA
- a CDS encoding acyl-CoA dehydrogenase family protein has translation MDLSWSAEDLRFRDEVRAFLDEKLTPDLRQAGRLMTSVYADHDASMAWQAILHERGWAAPAWPPAYGGCDWSLTQHYIFSRESTLAGAPSLSPMGIRMVAHAIIAFGTPEQKDYFLPRILTGEVFFCQGYSEPEAGSDLAALSMAAVDDGDDLVCTGSKIWTTHAGEANWIFALVRTSRSAKKQQGITFVLIDMTSPGIEIRPLVMTSGEKVQNQIFFDGVRVPKSNVLGQIDDGWTVAKYLLEFERGGGATAPALQVMAESVAAEAETQTGPSGGPLIDDAAFAAKLADIRIRTEVLEILEYRVLATVAEGKNPGAASSMLKVLSTELSQAITELALEAAGPRGRAYQPHATRPGGPVEDFEPPRDGYISGQPWQAVAALRYFNDRAGSIYAGSNEIQRNILAKATLGL, from the coding sequence ATGGATCTGTCCTGGTCAGCCGAGGATCTGCGGTTCCGCGATGAGGTGCGCGCGTTCCTCGACGAGAAACTCACACCCGATCTGCGCCAGGCCGGCCGACTGATGACCAGCGTCTACGCCGACCACGACGCCAGCATGGCCTGGCAGGCGATCCTGCACGAACGCGGCTGGGCCGCCCCGGCCTGGCCGCCTGCGTACGGCGGCTGCGACTGGTCTCTGACCCAGCATTACATCTTCAGCCGCGAATCGACCCTGGCCGGCGCTCCATCGCTGTCGCCCATGGGCATCCGGATGGTCGCCCACGCCATCATCGCCTTCGGCACCCCCGAGCAGAAGGACTACTTCCTGCCGCGCATTCTGACCGGGGAGGTGTTCTTCTGCCAGGGTTACTCCGAGCCGGAGGCCGGCTCGGATCTCGCCGCGCTGTCGATGGCGGCCGTCGACGACGGAGACGACCTCGTCTGCACCGGCAGCAAGATCTGGACAACGCATGCCGGAGAGGCGAATTGGATCTTCGCGTTGGTGCGCACGTCGCGGTCGGCCAAGAAGCAACAGGGCATCACGTTCGTTCTCATCGACATGACCAGCCCTGGCATCGAGATCCGGCCGCTGGTGATGACCTCCGGTGAGAAGGTGCAGAACCAGATCTTTTTCGACGGGGTCCGGGTGCCCAAGTCCAATGTGCTCGGCCAGATCGACGACGGCTGGACGGTTGCCAAGTACCTGCTGGAGTTCGAGCGCGGCGGTGGCGCCACCGCGCCGGCCCTGCAGGTGATGGCCGAGTCGGTCGCTGCCGAAGCCGAAACTCAGACCGGCCCGTCAGGCGGTCCGCTGATCGATGACGCCGCCTTCGCCGCGAAACTCGCCGACATCCGCATCCGCACCGAGGTTCTCGAGATCCTCGAATACCGGGTGCTGGCAACGGTTGCCGAGGGCAAGAACCCCGGCGCGGCGTCCTCGATGCTCAAGGTCCTGTCCACCGAGCTGTCCCAGGCGATCACCGAACTGGCGCTCGAGGCGGCCGGGCCGCGCGGGCGGGCGTATCAGCCGCACGCCACCCGTCCCGGCGGGCCGGTCGAAGACTTCGAGCCGCCCCGCGACGGCTACATCAGCGGCCAGCCGTGGCAAGCCGTCGCCGCACTGCGCTACTTCAACGACCGGGCCGGCTCGATTTACGCCGGCTCCAACGAGATTCAACGCAACATCCTGGCCAAAGCGACGTTGGGGCTGTAG
- a CDS encoding acyl-CoA dehydrogenase family protein has protein sequence MDFNLSKEQELLRDGLGKFLATRYELEKSRTAAKVGLGWQPDIWRGFAEELGILGATLPESAGGIGGGPIEIMVIAEELGRALVIEPFVETAVVAAGLLQRADGPAAAAVLERIAEGSAIVAVAAAEPDSGDRWASVSTTAVRDGADWVLTGGKAVVVGAPIATHLLITARTSGQSGEAQGISLFLIEFDPAAPPHGMTLHSYHTIDDRRAADLDFDGLRLPVDALLDDDVWPSLAQARDEGAAAVCAEAVGAMRKVLADTVDYSKQRQQFGQPIGSFQVLQHRMVDMYMELEQAVSAVYLAVLNLGAEAHARAKAVSAAKVTVGRAARFIGQNAVQLHGGMGMTEELAIGHYFKRLTAVQYEFGSTDHHRTRYAKLSRP, from the coding sequence ATGGACTTCAATCTGAGCAAAGAACAAGAGTTGCTGCGCGACGGCCTCGGCAAGTTCCTGGCCACCCGCTACGAGCTGGAGAAGAGCCGCACTGCTGCCAAGGTCGGCCTCGGCTGGCAGCCCGACATCTGGCGCGGCTTCGCCGAGGAACTCGGCATTCTGGGTGCCACGCTGCCCGAGTCGGCAGGTGGGATCGGCGGTGGACCTATCGAGATCATGGTCATCGCAGAGGAATTGGGCCGAGCACTGGTGATCGAGCCGTTCGTCGAGACCGCCGTCGTGGCGGCCGGCCTGCTGCAGCGCGCCGACGGACCGGCCGCCGCCGCGGTGCTCGAACGGATCGCCGAGGGTAGTGCGATCGTCGCCGTAGCCGCCGCGGAGCCGGACTCCGGGGACCGTTGGGCCAGTGTGTCCACCACCGCCGTCCGCGACGGCGCCGACTGGGTGCTTACCGGCGGCAAGGCGGTTGTCGTCGGCGCACCGATCGCCACCCATCTGCTGATCACCGCGCGGACCTCGGGCCAATCCGGAGAAGCGCAAGGGATTTCACTGTTCCTGATCGAGTTCGACCCCGCCGCACCGCCGCACGGGATGACGTTGCACAGCTACCACACCATCGACGACCGGCGGGCCGCCGACCTCGATTTCGACGGGCTCCGACTGCCGGTGGATGCGTTGCTCGACGACGACGTATGGCCGTCGCTCGCTCAGGCCCGCGACGAAGGCGCGGCCGCGGTGTGCGCGGAGGCGGTCGGCGCGATGCGCAAGGTGCTCGCCGACACCGTCGATTACAGCAAGCAACGTCAGCAATTCGGCCAGCCGATCGGCAGCTTCCAGGTGCTGCAGCACCGCATGGTGGACATGTACATGGAACTCGAACAGGCGGTGTCCGCGGTGTATCTCGCCGTGCTCAACCTCGGTGCCGAAGCGCACGCGCGGGCCAAGGCCGTGTCGGCGGCCAAGGTGACCGTCGGGCGCGCGGCGCGGTTCATCGGCCAGAACGCCGTTCAGTTGCACGGCGGCATGGGCATGACCGAGGAATTGGCGATCGGCCACTACTTCAAACGGCTGACCGCGGTGCAGTACGAGTTCGGATCCACCGACCACCACCGCACCCGCTACGCCAAACTGTCTCGGCCCTAA
- a CDS encoding SDR family oxidoreductase yields the protein MNTVSIITGGAGGMGLATAKILGHDHHVVLCDVRGERLEQAAATLSDLGITATTVNADVTDRHAVTRLFETATALGPLASVVHTAGVSPSMGDADYIVSTNAIGTVEVNEAFFASAPEGAAIVNVASMASHMLPDEIVPTQHFDLALTDETQFLEEMLTACNLAGEQMRSGLAYSLSKYFVRWYSTAQAERFNGRGLRIVSVSPGSVDTEMGRLEEKAGAGAMVADFAVPRWGKAEEMAELFAFCVSDRAAYLTGTDILNDGGVIASMRERNRKAAQNG from the coding sequence ATGAACACGGTCTCGATCATCACTGGGGGCGCGGGTGGCATGGGTCTGGCCACGGCGAAGATCCTCGGTCATGACCACCACGTGGTGCTGTGCGACGTCAGGGGTGAACGCCTTGAGCAGGCGGCGGCCACGCTGAGCGATCTCGGCATCACGGCAACCACGGTCAACGCCGATGTCACCGACCGCCACGCCGTCACGCGCCTCTTCGAGACCGCGACGGCACTCGGGCCGCTCGCCTCGGTCGTCCATACCGCCGGCGTCAGTCCCAGCATGGGCGACGCCGACTACATCGTCAGCACCAACGCGATCGGCACCGTTGAAGTCAACGAGGCCTTCTTCGCCTCGGCTCCGGAAGGCGCCGCCATCGTCAACGTGGCGTCGATGGCCTCGCACATGCTGCCCGACGAGATCGTCCCCACCCAGCACTTCGACCTCGCCCTGACCGACGAGACGCAGTTCCTCGAGGAGATGCTGACGGCCTGCAACCTGGCTGGTGAGCAGATGCGCTCCGGGCTGGCCTACAGCCTCAGCAAGTATTTCGTGCGGTGGTACAGCACCGCGCAGGCCGAGCGGTTCAACGGCCGCGGGCTGCGCATCGTGTCGGTGTCACCGGGGTCGGTCGACACCGAAATGGGCCGGCTGGAAGAGAAGGCCGGCGCTGGGGCAATGGTCGCCGACTTCGCGGTGCCCCGCTGGGGCAAAGCCGAGGAGATGGCCGAGTTGTTCGCCTTCTGCGTCAGCGACCGAGCCGCCTATCTCACCGGGACCGACATCCTCAACGACGGCGGAGTGATCGCCTCCATGCGGGAACGCAACCGCAAGGCAGCCCAAAACGGTTAG
- a CDS encoding heme-binding protein has protein sequence MLNKIVGAVTQIAEAGGSIVGIRSGTEEPDYTVEREIDGVQIRRYGPRIAAETTVESANEEASRSEGFRRLARYIFGANSGKDKIAMTAPVAQQQSEKIAMTAPVASQRDSTGDWVIQFFMPSKYTMDTLPTPKDERVRLVEVPGETVAVLRYNGPYGSKGVAAHAEKLLDTLSRNKIEAISEPQAWFYDPPWTVPFLRRNEVLVKLADTVN, from the coding sequence ATGCTGAACAAGATTGTCGGTGCGGTCACACAGATCGCCGAGGCCGGCGGGTCGATAGTGGGGATCCGAAGCGGCACCGAGGAGCCGGACTACACCGTGGAGCGAGAGATCGACGGGGTGCAGATCCGCCGGTACGGCCCGCGGATCGCCGCCGAGACCACCGTCGAGTCGGCCAACGAGGAGGCCAGCCGCAGCGAGGGTTTCCGACGCCTGGCCCGCTACATCTTCGGCGCCAACTCAGGCAAGGACAAGATCGCGATGACAGCCCCGGTCGCCCAGCAGCAGAGCGAGAAGATCGCGATGACAGCCCCGGTCGCCTCCCAGCGCGACTCGACCGGCGACTGGGTCATCCAGTTCTTCATGCCGTCGAAGTACACGATGGACACGCTGCCGACCCCGAAGGACGAACGTGTTCGTCTGGTGGAGGTGCCCGGCGAGACGGTGGCCGTGCTGCGCTACAACGGGCCCTACGGGTCCAAGGGTGTCGCCGCGCATGCCGAGAAATTGTTGGACACGTTGAGCCGCAACAAGATCGAGGCGATCAGCGAACCGCAGGCGTGGTTCTACGATCCCCCGTGGACGGTTCCGTTCCTGCGCCGCAACGAGGTTCTCGTTAAACTCGCCGACACCGTGAATTAA
- a CDS encoding SulP family inorganic anion transporter translates to MPTPAPWLAPAIRPYHATWLRSDIMAGLSTGAVVIPLAMAYATVANMPVQMGLYTCIFPVMVYAFIGGARAVSISTTSTVSSLTASTMLAGGILIGSTDQRGDLVTLTILVGGFLLIARLFRLGMLVDNINDMTLIGIKIAVGLTVAAAQLPRLLGVPPHPNNTGFFRVAWAALSQIRESSLVTVVISVVCIVVLLTLAKLAPRVPGPLVVIVAGIVVSAVFALPDRGVALIPPVPAGLPVPELPHLDHHIVPLLPGALAIAVMAFLESIAVARTSRRTGEPPVEPDRELLALGLASVASSFFHSLPPAGGFAQTAVNLRSGARSQISGLVMAALAVLVALVVAPILDRLPQAVLGAVVVVAVSRLVDIAALRRLYRLNPRECLGAIAVAALGLSFGLIVAVAVAVAVTLLIVLHVVNSPHVVQLLRADNGAWVEQPENATLAPADPLVLRCLVPLYAANVRPNIAVIRNAALNAETTPTVVVLDLVRQTVLESTVLHILVDLDLELSGAGVRLMFTGLPERALQTVARTQWWHEVLADERYQPDPDLALEVAKRH, encoded by the coding sequence GTGCCCACACCCGCACCCTGGCTGGCCCCGGCGATTCGGCCGTACCACGCGACATGGCTGCGCAGCGACATCATGGCGGGCCTCAGTACCGGCGCGGTGGTGATTCCGCTGGCGATGGCCTACGCCACCGTCGCCAACATGCCGGTCCAGATGGGGTTGTACACCTGCATCTTCCCGGTGATGGTGTACGCGTTCATCGGTGGCGCCCGCGCCGTCAGCATCAGCACCACCTCGACGGTGTCCAGCCTGACCGCCTCGACCATGCTCGCCGGCGGGATCCTGATCGGCTCCACCGACCAGCGTGGCGACTTGGTGACGCTGACCATCCTCGTCGGCGGGTTCTTGTTGATTGCCAGGCTGTTTCGGCTTGGCATGCTGGTCGACAACATCAACGACATGACGCTGATCGGCATCAAGATCGCAGTCGGCCTGACGGTCGCGGCCGCGCAGTTGCCGCGGTTGCTGGGCGTTCCGCCGCATCCGAACAACACCGGGTTCTTCCGCGTCGCCTGGGCGGCGCTGTCGCAGATTCGCGAGTCCAGCCTGGTGACCGTGGTCATCTCGGTGGTGTGCATCGTGGTGTTGCTGACGCTGGCCAAACTCGCCCCGAGGGTGCCCGGGCCGCTGGTCGTCATCGTCGCCGGGATCGTGGTGAGCGCCGTGTTCGCCCTGCCCGATCGCGGTGTGGCGCTGATCCCGCCGGTGCCCGCGGGGCTGCCTGTTCCGGAGCTGCCGCACCTCGACCATCACATCGTCCCGCTGCTGCCCGGGGCGCTGGCGATCGCGGTGATGGCGTTCCTGGAGTCCATCGCGGTGGCGCGGACCTCGCGCCGTACCGGCGAGCCGCCGGTCGAGCCCGACCGCGAACTGCTGGCGCTGGGGCTGGCATCGGTGGCCAGTTCGTTCTTCCATTCGCTGCCTCCCGCCGGCGGCTTCGCCCAGACCGCGGTGAACCTGCGCTCCGGCGCGCGCAGCCAGATCAGCGGGCTGGTGATGGCGGCGCTGGCCGTGCTGGTCGCACTCGTGGTCGCCCCGATTCTCGACCGGCTGCCCCAGGCGGTGCTCGGTGCGGTGGTGGTCGTCGCCGTCTCGCGGCTGGTCGACATCGCGGCGTTGCGCCGGCTCTACCGGCTTAATCCACGAGAGTGCTTGGGCGCCATCGCTGTTGCCGCACTCGGGCTGTCATTCGGGCTCATCGTCGCCGTTGCCGTCGCCGTGGCGGTGACCCTGCTGATCGTGCTGCACGTCGTCAACAGCCCCCACGTCGTCCAGCTGTTGCGAGCCGACAACGGGGCGTGGGTGGAGCAGCCGGAGAACGCGACGCTGGCGCCCGCAGATCCGTTGGTGCTGCGCTGCCTGGTGCCGCTCTACGCCGCCAATGTGCGTCCGAACATCGCCGTCATCCGCAATGCCGCGCTGAACGCCGAGACGACACCGACTGTGGTCGTGCTCGACCTGGTGCGTCAGACCGTCCTGGAGTCGACGGTCCTGCACATCCTGGTGGACCTCGACCTCGAATTGTCCGGCGCGGGTGTGCGTTTGATGTTCACCGGACTGCCCGAACGCGCGTTGCAGACCGTCGCGCGCACCCAGTGGTGGCACGAGGTGCTCGCCGACGAGCGTTACCAGCCCGACCCCGATCTCGCCCTCGAGGTCGCCAAGCGGCACTGA
- a CDS encoding dopamine receptor D4, with amino-acid sequence MAITMNTTVHSWAPVRRACLGVAALGAGLAVLSAPTALADPAEPAPAPVVPVDATTQAVSAEPTQLADGVPHLPSPGNLPPGTTDTPPQTRNMGYLREIWHAIQTQDVTMGDALLLLAQRPMTASAGPGQSSAPSGPIGSSAAAPVDAAPAAPTP; translated from the coding sequence GTGGCGATCACCATGAATACGACCGTCCACAGCTGGGCGCCAGTGCGCCGAGCCTGCCTCGGGGTCGCAGCGCTGGGCGCGGGGTTGGCAGTCCTGAGCGCACCTACTGCCCTTGCCGATCCGGCCGAACCGGCGCCCGCCCCGGTCGTTCCCGTCGACGCCACCACGCAGGCCGTGTCGGCCGAGCCGACCCAGCTCGCCGACGGTGTGCCGCACCTGCCCAGCCCGGGCAACCTGCCGCCGGGCACCACCGACACCCCGCCCCAGACCCGCAACATGGGCTACCTGCGCGAGATCTGGCACGCCATCCAGACACAGGACGTGACGATGGGCGACGCGCTTCTCCTGCTCGCTCAGCGCCCGATGACCGCCAGCGCCGGACCCGGCCAGTCGTCGGCGCCGTCCGGGCCGATCGGTTCCTCGGCCGCGGCACCCGTGGACGCCGCACCGGCGGCACCGACACCGTAG
- a CDS encoding PAS and ANTAR domain-containing protein produces the protein MQVPDDDVLTGGALAGDESGGRPEQVGWFRFYFADERWEWSPEVQLMHGYQPGTVSPTTELVLSHKHPDDYQAVANTLDEVRRHHQAFSTRHRILDTEGRIHHVIVVADKLLDDDGVVVGTHGFYVDVSPAEHHQQRRLTEAIAEIAENRAAIEQAKGMLMIIYGIEADAAFDLLRWRSQEANIKLRVLAEQVVTDFVSLTQSGKPAPRSAYDNLLLTADRRIGSSAEPQPY, from the coding sequence ATGCAGGTTCCGGATGATGACGTATTGACCGGGGGTGCCCTCGCCGGCGACGAGTCCGGCGGCCGGCCTGAGCAGGTCGGTTGGTTTCGGTTCTACTTCGCCGACGAGCGCTGGGAATGGTCCCCTGAGGTTCAGTTGATGCACGGCTACCAGCCGGGCACTGTCTCCCCCACCACCGAGCTGGTGTTGTCGCACAAACATCCGGACGACTACCAGGCCGTCGCGAACACCCTCGACGAGGTCCGCAGGCATCATCAGGCGTTCAGCACCCGGCACCGGATTCTCGACACGGAAGGCCGCATTCACCACGTCATCGTGGTGGCCGACAAGCTGCTCGACGACGATGGCGTGGTCGTCGGCACGCACGGCTTCTACGTCGACGTCAGCCCCGCCGAACATCACCAGCAGCGGCGCCTGACCGAGGCGATCGCCGAGATCGCCGAAAACCGGGCGGCCATCGAACAGGCCAAGGGCATGCTGATGATCATCTACGGCATCGAGGCCGACGCGGCGTTCGACCTGCTGCGGTGGCGCTCCCAGGAAGCCAATATCAAGCTGCGGGTGCTTGCCGAGCAGGTGGTCACCGACTTCGTCAGCCTCACCCAGAGCGGAAAGCCCGCACCCCGATCCGCCTACGACAACCTGCTGCTGACTGCGGACCGTCGCATCGGAAGCTCAGCCGAGCCGCAACCGTACTGA
- a CDS encoding CPBP family intramembrane glutamic endopeptidase encodes MPDDPALSARIARILRARPLLSFFVLSYAVTWLLWAPLVITGVPAFSETTHTPSWYALPAVAVGVTGTAFFMTAVTQGRAGVHRLVQRLRCWRVGPAWYLVAMLLIPVGQLLITAALVSPEALRALTPSALALYPSSYLAHFVFGPLFEESGWRGFALPRMQHRFGPVRATLLLGLLWSGWHFFLYAPSWFAGGAVNGVVGVGIFVVFTTSISFVFTWLFNNTKASLLLAILLHGSVDGTATYLLRLADKGVISSDVAQFSGQFGVLILCVVTTLALVLVTRRRLGYPRYRAEAERLDLGDAGR; translated from the coding sequence GTGCCCGACGACCCCGCGCTGAGCGCGCGCATCGCCCGGATCCTTCGTGCCCGACCGCTGCTGTCGTTCTTCGTCCTGTCCTACGCGGTGACCTGGCTGCTCTGGGCGCCGCTGGTGATCACCGGCGTGCCCGCGTTCTCCGAGACCACCCACACACCGTCCTGGTATGCGCTGCCCGCCGTCGCCGTGGGTGTCACCGGAACAGCGTTCTTCATGACCGCGGTCACCCAGGGCCGGGCCGGCGTGCACCGACTCGTCCAGCGACTGAGGTGCTGGCGGGTGGGCCCGGCCTGGTATCTGGTGGCGATGCTGCTCATCCCCGTCGGCCAGCTGCTGATCACCGCGGCCCTGGTCAGCCCAGAGGCCCTGCGGGCCCTGACCCCGTCGGCGCTGGCGCTCTACCCGAGCTCCTATCTGGCGCACTTCGTCTTCGGTCCGCTGTTCGAGGAATCCGGCTGGCGCGGGTTCGCCCTGCCGCGGATGCAGCACAGGTTCGGTCCGGTGCGGGCGACGCTGCTGCTCGGGCTGCTGTGGAGCGGGTGGCACTTCTTCCTCTACGCCCCGTCGTGGTTTGCCGGTGGTGCGGTCAATGGTGTTGTGGGCGTTGGCATTTTCGTGGTGTTCACCACCAGCATCAGCTTCGTCTTCACCTGGCTGTTCAACAACACCAAGGCCAGTCTGCTGCTGGCGATCCTGCTGCACGGCTCGGTCGACGGCACCGCCACCTATCTGCTGCGGCTGGCAGACAAGGGGGTGATCTCCTCGGATGTCGCCCAATTCAGCGGACAGTTCGGGGTGCTGATCCTGTGTGTCGTGACAACGCTGGCGCTGGTGCTGGTCACCCGGCGCCGGCTCGGCTACCCGCGTTATCGCGCGGAGGCCGAGCGGCTCGACCTCGGGGACGCCGGGCGCTGA
- a CDS encoding M15 family metallopeptidase — MPALQGVLAGLTVALVLAPTAAAGPDGGVPPVSPQAAAAGFVDVRTVVPDAIVDMRYARADNFTGVQLYPADARCLVHESMAPGLAAAAEALRAQGEVLVFWDCYRPHDVQVRMFDVVSNPAWVARPGPYARSHEAGRSVDVTLAQQGRLVDMGTGFDDFSPRAMAYATDGVSAQAQANRAQLRSAMAAGGLAPYSGEWWHFDGPGAGVQRPILDVPVD, encoded by the coding sequence ATGCCCGCATTGCAGGGAGTGCTCGCCGGCCTGACCGTCGCATTGGTCTTGGCGCCGACGGCGGCGGCCGGCCCCGACGGCGGGGTGCCGCCGGTGAGCCCGCAGGCCGCGGCGGCCGGTTTCGTCGACGTCCGCACCGTGGTTCCCGACGCGATCGTCGATATGCGCTACGCCAGGGCGGACAACTTCACCGGCGTGCAGCTCTACCCCGCAGATGCCCGGTGCCTGGTGCACGAGTCGATGGCGCCCGGCCTGGCGGCGGCCGCCGAGGCACTGCGGGCCCAGGGCGAGGTTCTGGTGTTCTGGGACTGCTACCGCCCGCACGACGTCCAGGTCCGGATGTTCGACGTGGTGTCCAACCCGGCATGGGTGGCCAGGCCCGGACCGTATGCGCGCAGCCACGAGGCCGGCCGGTCGGTGGACGTGACGCTGGCGCAGCAGGGCCGGCTGGTGGACATGGGCACCGGATTCGACGACTTCTCCCCGCGCGCGATGGCCTATGCCACCGACGGGGTCAGCGCGCAGGCGCAGGCGAACCGGGCGCAGTTGCGCTCGGCGATGGCAGCCGGTGGGCTGGCGCCGTACTCCGGCGAGTGGTGGCATTTCGACGGTCCCGGCGCCGGTGTGCAACGGCCGATCCTGGACGTGCCCGTCGACTGA